The Gouania willdenowi chromosome 20, fGouWil2.1, whole genome shotgun sequence genome window below encodes:
- the LOC114454487 gene encoding kinetochore protein NDC80 homolog isoform X3, with protein MLQSPSTKEFVKMFEFIYRQLDPTFEMPNSKVEEEVPAILKALRYPFVLSKSSMYSVGAPHTWPQALGALMWLIDAVKVNWSLHKQELLFSDFSGDSDNIEEGPEYNKLFLDYTAETYSKFMQGNDIFEDEDDSFLTRLKKLYNVDDALLASMEEKYRILSDEVERLEKDNKTDRLMTTRMEKVKLQADLKKLHSYRSSLDSFKAKLESRDSELKDELETNLSLLETLKHERDELQHLLQNQKFTPADVERINREKRELQQTISSLSKSHEDAEQHKWNEEIALAKVKEKAELKLTEYHKLARKLKLIPLSAENACGHDFEIRPFEFGNALMVQQKSQIQIKLRKLISDVEEEISRCSNMKLSLEESCEQVNSNIMDKSNDLKQLREQIRKLDERLDSEMQELAREEQDWAEEMESADNHRKLLEKKVNFGYDEAVQQLKAAQQQYHLVLQETNEERRTVANNLASVFTTAANHLSITEKCLEDLHSRIQRICSKAVEEDKASLQKMQETVKNFMSKANNM; from the exons GCCCTGAG gtatCCGTTCGTTCTTTCAAAGTCTTCCATGTATTCTGTTGGAGCTCCTCACACATGGCCACAGGCACTGGGTGCACTAATGTGGCTCATCGATGCTGTCAAG GTTAACTGGAGTCTGCATAAACAGGAGCTGCTCTTCAGTGACTTCAGTGGCGACAGCGACAACATTGAAGAAGGGCCTGAATATAACAAG CTTTTCCTGGATTACACGGCGGAGACGTATTCAAAGTTCATGCAGGGCAACGACATCTTTGAGGATGAAGACGATTCTTTCCTCACTCGACTAA AGAAACTCTACAATGTTGACGACGCCCTGTTGGCCTCAATGGAGGAAAAATACAGGATTCTCAGCGATGAGGTGGAAAGACTGGAGAAAGACAATAAAACT GACCGCCTGATGACTACGAGGATGGAAAAAGTCAAACTTCAAGCAGATCTAAAGAAACTCCACAGCTATCGGAGCAGCTTGGACTCATTTAAAGCAAAGCTGGAGAGCAGAGACTCAGAACTTAAAGATGAGTTGGAGACAAATC TCAGTCTTCTAGAAACTCTAAAACATGAGAGAGATGAGCtgcagcatctcctgcagaacCAGAAGTTCACGCCTGCAGATGTGgagagaatcaacagagagaagagagaaCTCCAACAAACCATCTCCAGCCTCTCAAAGTCTCATGAAGATGCTGAACAACACAAGTGGAACGAAGAGATCGCTCTGGCTAAAGTCAAGGAGAAG GCGGAGCTAAAGCTGACGGAGTATCACAAACTGGCTCGTAAACTGAAGCTGATCCCACTGTCCGCTGAGAACGCATGTGGTCACGATTTTGAAATCAGACCTTTTGAATTTGGAAACGCTCTCATGGTTCAACAGAAGTCTCAGATCCAG ATCAAGCTGAGGAAGCTGATCAGTGACGTGGAGGAGGAGATCAGTCGCTGCTCCAACATGAAGCTCAGCCTGGAGGAGTCGTGTGaacag gtaaACTCTAACATCATGGATAAGTCCAACGACctgaagcagctcagagagcagatCCGCAAGTTGGACGAACGTCTGGATTCTGAGATGCAG gAGCTAGCGCGAGAAGAACAGGACTGGGCAGAAGAAATGGAGTCTGCTGATAATCACCGCAAACTTCTGGAGAAGAAAGTGAACTTTGGTTATGATGAGGCTGTGCAGCAGCTGAAGGCAGCACAGCAACA GTACCATCTGGTGCTGCAGGAGACCAATGAGGAACGGAGAACAGTAGCAAACAACCTGGCTTCTGTGTTTACCACCGCTGCCAATCACCTGTCCATCACAGAG AAGTGTCTGGAGGATCTTCACAGTCGAATCCAGAGGATTTGCTCCAAGGCTGTGGAAGAGGACAAAGCTTCTCTACAAAAGATGCAGGAAACAGTGAAGAACTTCATGTCCAAAGCAaacaatatgtaa